In Pseudomonadota bacterium, the genomic window TCTTGTGAGTGCGTCGCTGTATAAGTGCTTCAATCTATTGCACTAACTCCAAATCATCCCGAATCAACGCTTTAAAATCATCATCGATTTCAGCCCACAAAATCAGATCAACCTTGAAGGGCAAGTTTGATTCTTCAAAATCTTCTGCAAGTTGTGATTTAACTTGTGACGGTACATGTTCCATAATGCATAGATCAAGGTCAGAGAGCGGTTGATTTTCTCCAGTTACCCGAGACCCAAAGGCATAAAAGCGATGTGGATATTTTTCCAAAATTTTGGTTACAATTTCAAGGTGCCTTGGCTCAATATGTAGCATGAGACTACTTTGTCAAATTTTGAATCAATCGGTCAAGCTCTTTAGAAAAGACATCAAAAATTCCCACAATCATTTCCAAATTCTCATGATGGTACGTATGCACGGATAAATTGCGCTTTTCAATAAAATCAAACCATATCTCTGGAGCAGAGATTAACTTGTTTAGCGCAGCCTGCCGAAAGCAATCCCGGGGAGATCTAGTATCAATTCCCCGCTTTTGCAACACACGCTTCATCGTTTTCCATGCCAACTCAAAGCAAAACTCAAAAGCCTGAACTGCACCTGCTTTGTCTCGATCATCTTGCATGTCTGTACGAAAATCTTCGAAAATATCACGGGCTTTTAATAGATTGCCAATATCAATGTTATCTGCAATTAGGTGAATCATGTGCGGTATGTCAGTGTATCAGTTATAGGTGCGTCAGTTATCGGTTATCGGTTCTCAATTGTCAATAGCATATGACGACCAAGGTGGTGGTATGAGGATATGCGTTTTGAAAAGCCTTTTTAGTGGCTGATAGAAAGGCAGGAGACATATCACAAACGATTCCAAGAATGTTAACACCCTATGAGTTTTTCGTCCAATTCCACTTGAAACTTCGAAGAGCCAAAGTTTTCAACTTTGCAACACTCACTTTTTCAAGTTCAACCAAAAGAAATACCACTGCTGCAAGTGCAAAAGTTCGCAACCAAGAATTAACTGTTACCGGACTTGTATCAAACAAAAATTGCATCGGGGCAGTGTAGGTAAACAAGACTTGAACCAATGAAACAATGCCAATGGCAACCAGAATCGGCAGACTTGAAAAAATTTGTTTGGTATTCAAAATAGTTTGGTGAATACGCTGGCAGTTCACCAAATAAACAATTTCACAGCCAACCAGCATGTTCACAGCAACGGTTCGAGCTGTGGCAAGATCAGTTCCTAAACGACGTTCCCAGATGTAGATACCAAAGACTGCCGTTACAATCAGCAATGATACAAAGATAACCCTCCAAACTAAAAAGCCAGAAATAATGGGGTTCTTTGGATCTCGAGGCGGGCGTTGCATGACATCAGGTTCGGTTTTTGCAAAAGCAAGAGCCATCCCCAGCGTTACAGCAGTCACCATATTAACCCAAAGAATTTGCACCGGCGTAATCGGTAGGGTGTAACCCATTAAAATGGCAGCAATAATAGTAAGGGCTTCGCCGCCACTTGTGGGCAAAGCAAACATAATATTTTTCTTCAAGTTGTCATAAACTGTACGCCCTTCTTTAACAGCACTGACGATGGTGGAGAATTTATCATCCGTCAAGACCATGGTCGCTGCTTCCTTGGCTGCCTCCGTTCCCTTGATGCCCATGGCAATTCCGATATCAGCTTGTTTTAGGGCAGGCGCATCATTCACGCCGTCTCCGGTCATAGCGACGATATCCCCTCTTTTCTGCAATGCCTTGACCAAACGAAGTTTGTGGTGCGCTGTGGTGCGCGCAAACACATCAACTTTTTCCGCTACCTCTAAAAGCCCAACGTCTGTGAGTTGCGCTAGTTCTTCCCCTGAAAGAACGGCCTTAGAAGAGGTTAGATTCAGTTTATCAGCAATCGTTTTTGCTGTTTTTAAATGATCCCCAGTGATCATTTTTATGTAAATACCAGCATCATGACAAATCTGAACCGCTTCATATGCAGATTCTCTGGGCGGATCCAGGAATCCCACAACCCCTAGCAAAATCATCTCTGACTGGATATCTGTAAACAGGAGTGTGGTTTTTTGAACTGAGGTTGATTTTTGTGCCAATGCAAGTGTTCGCAATCCCTGTAAAGCAAGATTTTCAATATTGCCGCGCCAATAATCATGGTTAATGGCAACAAGCTTGCTATCCTGCAATTGATAAGCGCACATTTTAAGAATTGTTTCTGGGGCGCCTTTGATAAAGATATATCCCTCACCTTGATGCGAATGATTTAGGGTTGCCATAAATCTATTTTCAGACTCAAAAGGAATCAGGTCAGTACGCGGGAATTTTTTCCTGATCATCTCCGGGTCCATATCTGCCTTCATCCCCAAAACAAGCAATGCCCCTTCCATGGAGTCACCTTGGATGTCCCAGGTTAAATCCCGCTTTTGGATACTGGCGTCATTACATAAAAGACCTGCCATTATAAATTGAAAAAGCTCCTGGTCCTGGGTAAGAGAAGCTTGTTTCTTGTGCGTGTCCTGAATTGCACCAATGGGGATATAGCCAGACCCCTGTACATCAAACTCATGAGAAGCCGTAATGAGCTTTTGCGCTGTCAGTTCACTGCGAGTCAATGTGCCAGTTTTATCCGAACAAATAACCGTGACAGAGCCCAATGTCTCCACGGCTGGAAGATGACGGATGATGGCATTCTTTTTAGCCATTCTTCCAACGCCAATTGCCATGGTGATTGTAAGCACAACCGGCAGTCCTTCAGGAATAGCTGCGACAATCAAGCTAACGGTTGCCAAAAACATTTCCGGAAAGGAATAACCCCGCACCAGTGTGCCAAACAAAAAGATCACGCCGCCTATTGATAGAGTGGTCCCTGCAAGCCAGCGTCCAAATTCGGTCATTTTTCTTAAAAGGGGTGTGGTTACGGGCTTAATTTTCTTCAAGGATTCACTAATTTTCCCTATTTCTGTCGCATGGCCAGTGGCAACAACGACACCAAGTCCTTGACCATAAGTGACAAGGGTTCCGCTAAAGGCCATGCATGTTCGCTCACCAATAGGTATTGATTCCAGCACTGGTTGTGGGTCTTTTTCAATGTCAAAAGACTCACCTGTCAAAATGGCCTCTTGGACGCGAAGATTGTGACATTGAATCAAGCGTATATCAGCAGCAACCTTATCCCCAGATTTAACCCGAACAATGTCTCCAGGAACGAGTTGATCAGAAGCTATTTGTTGCCAATGACTATTCCTAAAAGCCATCGCATAGGGTAACAAAAGTTTTCGGATCGCTAATAATGCTTTTTCGGCTTTTTCTTCTTGAAGGTAGCCGATGCAAGCGTTAATGATCAAGACCCCCAAAATAACTGCTGTATCAATCATAAGTCCCAATAAAGCGGTAACTACGGCTGAAATCATGAGGACATAAAGTAAAACATTGTGAAACTGTTTGAAAAATAAAAACACAGCGTTTGTTGGTTTTGATGCAGCAAGCTTGTTGGGGCCAAACTCACTCAATCTCTCAAGCGCTTGTTGATCATCAAGACCTGTGATTCCTGACTTTGTTTGAGAAAAAACATGGCCTACTGTCTGGCTATGCCAATGATTTTCCTGATGGTTTAATGTTTTGTCTAACCCCATAGTCGGTATGCCAGTGATCAATTGTACAGTGCCCGTATAGATCAGTGCGCTCATAACTTTGAGTGTGACATATTGAAGTTAAGAATCTATGTTTTTAGATGCATGCCACGGCCGTGCATACTTTATTAATCACATTCAAACAGAGGGTGCTTCTCCATAACACTGGCAAAAAGCTCGCTATCGATCCAATACCGGTACCACTGCAAAAGTCGTGGATACGGTTGTACAATAAACCAATCAAAATCCACATGAGCAAACTGTCTGACAAATGGAAAAATAGCAATATCTGCTAAACTGGGTTTTTCAGCAAACAAAAACCGGTGTTGTTGTAAAAACTTCTCAAGCAGGCGCAAGAACCCTTCCCCTGCATGGCACCATTTCTCACCTGAAGTTTCTGCATATCTTTCGGGATATTTATATCTATTCAGGGCGTGCTTGAATTCTTTATCGTTGGTTGCAATAAGAGCCTCAATTTCCGCAAATTCTATTTTCGAAAACTGCAACAAACCTTGAGGATCATTTTGTACCAATGCCCAATGCATTATATCCAAACTCTCTTCGAGCACAGTCCCATCTGCAAGCTGCAATACCGGCACCGTTCCCTTGGGAGAAATATCCAGCATCTGCTGTGGTTTGTTTTTAAGCAAGATTTCTCGATGCTCATAGTCGATCTGAGCAATTTTCAAAGCCATCCGAGCCCGCATGGCGTAAGGGCAACGTCTGAAACTGTAGAGAATCGGTAACGCAGTACTCAAGACGGCATCTGTCCTAAGTGCACCTGGTTGCGCTTTTTGGCCAATTGCATTTGTTGTTGCCGTTGCTGTGCCCGCTGGTGCTGAGCCTCACTGCGATGTTCATAACACAGGTGACAATACACTCCAGGCTTATAGAGCTTCGATTGCTTATCTTCTTCAGACAGCGGATGCCTGCAACCATAGCATTGGTCGTAACTCCCCACTTCTAGGTTATGCTTGACAGCAACCCGTTGATCAAAGACAAAACACTCCCCATCCCAATAGCTTTGCGCCTGAGGGATGGTTTCGAGATATTTCAAAATTCCCCCTTTCAGGTGATATACTTTCTCAAAACCTTGAGCCAGCATATAGGAAGACGCTTTTTCACAGCGAATACCACCAGTACAATACATAGCGATCTTTTTGTGCTTACGCGGGTCGAGCTGTTTTTTTACAAACTCCGGAAACTCACGAAAATTTGTGGTGCGCGGATTTTGCGCATTCTTGAATGCACCAATACCAACTTCATAATCATTACGTGTGTCCAAAACCACCACATCCGGATCATCAAGCAATGCATTCCAATCCTTGGGATCGACATATTCACCAACCTTTTGGTTGGGGTCCACATCTGGTTGTCCCAACGTTACGATCTCTTGCTTCAGGCGAACCTTCATACGATAAAAGGGAGCTTCATCAGCACGCGATTCTTTATGCTCAAGACCAACAAACTCAGGATAGGTTTTCAAAAACCCAAGCACAGCCGCAATTCCTGCCCTAGATCCTGCAATGGTTCCATTAATACCTTCTTCAGCCAGCAACAAAGTCCCCATCACGCCATTGTCTTTACACACCTTGGTAATTGGCGCTTGAAGTTGCTCAAAATTTGGCAAGTGTACGAATTTGTAAAGTGCAACTACGATGTATTTTGACATCTTTGACCTTAAAGTTATCTGCGTTTCAATACTTCATTAATACCTGAAAGTACGCAAAACTGCAATTCATAAACTCTTAAAAATACGGGGCTATTCCAGAAGACCAACACCAATGTAAATTGCGCGCTTCTCGGAAGGCTTGGTGATACACAATAACCTAAACATCATACAGCACAATAACCTAATATCAGTACAGCAGATAAACCTAAATATGACACACTTAATTTACAACACAAGGCTATGAAAAAGTATGGTAACTCCGGCAGAAAAATTGGCAGACTCACTCAAAATCTTAGATGGCCTGCAAAACCAAGGAATATTTGCATTTCGTGCCTCTGATATTTCCCGTGTGCATCGTGCACGCCTGATTCAAAATGGATTTCTAACTGAGGTTATAAAGGGTTGGTATATTTCTTCTCGCCCAGATGAACAACCCGGGGATAGCACCGCCTGGTACTCGTTGTTTTGGAATTTTTGTAGCCGCTATTTGCAAGAAAGATTTGGCACTATACCCGTGCTGAATCAAAATGTTGAATTTTATGGCAGTGAAAAGCGCGCAGTTTACTTGGGTAAATGAGCACTTTGAGTGCACCAGAAAATCAACAGTTTGATTCAGCTTCCGTATAGTCGGCGAACTGACCACCGACTACCGACTCTGCATCGCCTGATACAACCCTGCCAGTGCCTGCTTCAGTTTTTCGCTGCCAACGCTTTCCAGCTCTGGGGGCAAAGGGAGCGCCTTGGTTGCTTTTTTTGTCTGTGTTTTTTGAACGCGGGGTTTGCTGCAAACATTGGGCCTGGGAGATTGTAAGAGCTTTAGCGATCGAATCGCTTGGTAACCAAAATAGCTGTTAATGCGATCTAAAATCTGCGGCTCGGCATGTTTGAGCAAGAGCGCCGTTGTTCCAGAGTCTACGCGCACGTGTAAGATGCCATAGGGCTTGAGCACGACCTTTTGCGGGCAAGTGCTCTCCCCCCACGTGGGCCCAACGATGTTGGACCAATCAGAGAGCAGATTATAGAGCTGAAATCCTTGCCGGTGCAGTGCTTGCTTGGTAAGTTTGGGCACAAGTGCGCCTACTGAGCGCGGAACAAACACTTGCCTTTGCTTTGCCTTGCGGCGATAGTAAGATCTTAGATGAACACTGAGCATAATGGCTAAACTGTAACATGTCCTTTTCCAGCTCCCTAACCAAAAAACGACAAATCGCACTGTCATTTCTTATTGTACTACGGAAAGAAATACATCATTTAAAGTATCATGTTGTAAAATATGACATGGTCATGTTACATTTTACAACATGATAGAGCGACATATTACACCTTTGGTTCGACGCTCCTTGTCTCAATTTCCTGCTGTGCTCGTCAATGGCGCCCGACAGGTAGGTAAATCGAGATTAGCTGAAGAGTTGGTTGCTCAAGGACTCTTGTAAAGCGCACCTCCAATTCACCTAAACCTTGACCTTTCCTCAGCTTTTGCTTATTAATAGAGGAGGAAATTGTAAGATCATACGTACGAATAGGAAACATATAAAATGTCTCGCAAATGTGCCATTACTGGCAAAGCCGTCATGACCGGCAACAACGTTAGTCATGCAAACAACAGGACCCGGCGTCGGTTTTTGCCGAATCTTCAGCAAACCTCCTTCTATAGCGAAGTGCTTGGGCAAATGGTGCAAATGCGGATTTCAACCCGTGGTATGCGCACAATCGAGAAGAATGGTGGGTTTGATGCTTACATCCAAAACACCTCGAGCTCGAAACTACCCCTAGAGGTTGCACGCTACAAAAAGCTTATTACCAAAAAAGTGCAAACACAAGCACAGTCCTAGCGCAAAACCTTCTCTACCCGTACCCACGCGAAAGAAGAAAACCTAAGGCCTAGCAAGTAGCAAAGAGCACGCAGTTTACGCGGGTAAATGAGCACTTTTTAAGTGCCCTATTATCGTTTCAATAGTATATTATAGGTTTTTTTGTGTTTGTAACGTCACTCGACCCAATTACATCTTGGTTAAATACCTTACCTCCTGAGGCAATATCAGCAATGGTATTATTGAGCTGTGGCTGCTTAATTTTGCTCTTCAGTAGGTTATATGGTCTTGCTGGGCTCTACGTTTATCTTGCTGTTGCAACCTTTTGCGGCAACTTACAAGTTCTCAAAGCAACAAAGTTTAGTTTTTTTCCAGAACCAGTTGCCCTTGGAACCATTGTGTTTTCTTCTACTTATCTGTGCACCAATATCATCACAGAGCATTACGGAGCTATAAGTGCTCGCCGCGGCGTGTGGCTCAGCTTTATCGCCATGCTGATGGTTACAGTTTTGATGACCCTCACCTTAGGGTGGCCTCCGGCTGCCAGTGGAACCCAAGACGTCGCAGGCCGTTTTCAAACCGTCCATAATGCTCTACAGATTTTGTTCACCCCAGCGCCGGCCATTATGTTTGCCAGCCTCAGTGCCTACATTATCTCTCAGTACAATGACATTGGTATATATCGATTACTTAAGTATCTAACTAACGGTCAACAATTGTGGTTGCGCAGCTCTGGGTCCATGGCCATTTCCGCCCTTGTTGATAATACAATTTTTAGCGTCTTGGCCTGGGTGGTTTTCGCAACCAAGCCGCTAGATTGGCACACATTGGTCTTTACCTATATTTTGGGAACTTTTCTGTTGCGTCTAGCGCTGGCTGCCCTGAATACTCCGTTTGTGTATCTATCATATGCTTTTAAGCACAAGGAACAGTATTATGCACCTGTATGATCAGTTTAGTTTTGAGATCAAACATCAATCGCCATCAAGCAAAGCCCGCTTAGGACGTATCACCACCCCACATGGAATAATTGAAACTCCGGCTTTTATCTTTTGCGCCACCAAGGCTGCCATCAAAGGCATCACCCCACAACAAATGCGCAGCTGTGACACCCAGATAATTCTCTCCAATACCTATCACTTGATGCTACAACCCGGCGGTGAGCTAGTTGCAAAGCTGGGCGGGTTACACAAATTTATGGGCTGGGATGGACCTATGTTTACCGACTCCGGCGGCTACCAGATTTTCAGTCTGGGCCACGGCTCGGTCAGCGAAGAAATCAAAGGAAGACGCACTAGTCACAACCGGAGAACGCTCAAAACCATCACCGAAGAAGGCGCCCGTTTTCGATCCTACATCGATGGATCATACCACACGCTGACTCCTGAAAAATCGATTCAGATCCAGCGCCAGCTCGGCGCTGACCTAATTGTTGTGCTAGATGAGTGCACACCTTTTAATGTAGACAAGAGCTATACCGAAAAATCACTGCACCTGAGCCATCGTTGGGCCCTGCGTAGTTTAGATGAATTCAAACGTAAGAATGACGGCAAGCAAGCCCTATATGGCATTATCCAAGGTGGCGTTTATCCCGATCTGCGCAGTCAAGCTGCAAACTTCGTCAATGACCAGAACTTCTTCGCCCACGCTGTTGGAGGATCTTTAGGTGCCAACAAAGAACAAATGTATGACATTACTGAGCACACGATGTCACTATTGCGCCCGGACCGCCCGGTGCACCTGTTGGGCATTGGCGGTCTAAGAGACATTGTGCATGGCGTAGCTCAAGGAATTGATACTTTTGACTGCGTGCACCCGACCCGATTGGCGCGCCATGGCGGTGCTCTGATCTGGCCTGGCATTGAGGATGAAGACACAACACGTGAGCACATTAACCTACGTAACGCCAAATACCGCGAAGATGAGCGACCCATTGAAGCCACCTGCCCCTGTCAAACGTGCCAGACTTATTCACGTGCGTATTTGCATCATTTGTTAAAAGCAAAAGAGCTCCTAAGCCTGCAAGCGTTGACAGTACATAATGTCAGCTTTATGAACCGGTTTATGAGTAGTTTGCGGGAATCAGTGAGGCAGAAATCAGATGTCAGATGTCAGAAATCAGATGTCAGAAATCAGATGTCAGATGTCAGAAATCAGATGTCAGATGTCAGAAATCAGATGTCAGATGTCAGATGTCAGAAATCAGGTGTCAGAAATCAGGTGTAGATTGCAGAGACATCATACCCCAGTTAGTTCAGGATATATGTGTTGCGTTTCAGCGCAGCACTGCCTCACTGACATCTGACATCTGACATCTGACATCTGACATCTGACATCTGACATCTGACATCTGATTTCTAACTTCTGATAACCGAATAATGCCCCGTTTTTTTAGCTCGTCCTCCACCCATGGGAAGATCCAGCAAAATATCCTCAAGCTCAGGGCCACGGCCAATATTGTGCACCACAAGATAACGTTTGCCATCAGCTGAACGCTGATCCGTGACCATACCAATGTGAGGCAGAACGGAGCCTGAAGCAAAGTGCAGATTCCAGGTGATTAAATCACCGGGTTGGTAATCCTTGGGATTTTGTGTAACTGGCAGACTGGCTCCTTGCCGCTTAAAAAATGTTTGCAAATTAGGAACTCTACGATGGTCAATGTTTGTGTCTGGACGCGATAGACCCCAGATTTTTGGATATTTGGAAAAATTTCGCTTCATATCTTCGTGCACTAATTTTTGCAAATCAATACCCAACGCTCGGTAGGCGCGAATGATTACGTCTGTGCACACTCCAGTACCTTCTGGCACATCTCCGTTGGGATAAGCAATGCTGACATATGCCGGATCGTAGACAACACGGTGTTGAGTCCGCTTAAAGCCTGCTGCCGCCAGCTTACTGCGAAACTCTTGATGGGTTTGAGATGCGGCTAAGGTGGCTTCAAGGGTTACCCCTAACGCCAATAAAAGAAACAAAACACGCAATAACATGATAGGACATTTTAATCTACAGCACATAATTTACACATAGGGTAGCACAGCGCAAATTGCAATACTTTACCGAAGTGAAATCAAAACCTCTGTTTCCTGATATGCTCGAAGTGCTCATTTACCCAAGTAAACTGCAAGCTGGTAGCTATCATTAAACTAGAGGTTTTGATTTCACGAGATTATTTCATACTTTTTTCCCAAATATACCAGAAACCATCTGGACAAATGAGCAGTTTTTCCCTTTAATAACACATGGCGCCTAGGTAGCTCAGTCGGTAGAGCAGAGGACTGAAAATCCTCGTGTCGGGGGTTCGATTCCCTCCCTAGGCACCATATCTAATTGCCCCACAGACCGCCGTTTACAGCCTATACTGAAGTGAAATCAAAACCTCTGTTTCCTGATATGCTCGAAGTGCTCATTTACCCAAGTAAACTGCAAGCTGGTAGCTATCATTAAACTAGAGGTTTTGATTTCACGAGAGCCTAAGACTGCTCTTTTTCCTGCTTCTGTTTACGCCTGCGCAAAAGATTAACCCGCAGTGCCTGGGCCCGTCTTTGCTCACGTTCTTTTTTGCGCTTTTGATTGGCTAACTTTTTAGGAGATGTATCATTTTGATCCGTCACAAGGGCCTCCTCCATCATATATACTCAAGGTCTTTAATATACCCGTGCTGAATCAAAGTGTTGAATCTTATGGCAGTGAAAAGCGCGCAGTTTACTTGAGGTCAATTAACACTTTGAGTGCACCAGAAAATCAACAATTTGATTCGGCCTCAGTATAGCGTTTTCTTTTTCAGGTTGCTAGCACTAAAGCATTCATCCAAAGCACTGAGTCCCTGCCTTACGCTTTGCAATACTAAAGAACCTGGTTGAATGCTTTCTGCCTCAACCCCATCAAATATCACCACGCGGTTAACATAGTTCAGCACCTGCCTACCCTGCAATATCAACACATCCTGACTGGCTCGCCATTTTTTTTCAATGGCAGCGCATTTCTTATCTGAGAGTGGTATGTGGTTTTGGAAAATTTTTTGTGATCTTTTGCCTCGATTCTCCATCAACAAATCCTTTGTGCTCTGGCATAACCGCGGAGCCTGAATAACTGTTCTAACTACAGTTGTCAGAGCCGCATAAGAACGACCTGCCTGATGCTGATATTTATCAATCAAATCTTGGGCATACAGTGCATCCAATGTCGACAAAGAGAGTTTTTGTTGATGCCTTCGTTGCAAAAGCTGTCTGCGTTTCCTTTGCAGTTCAGGCGTTCCAAGATCGCGCTCTACCTTTTGCATCTTCGGCCTCCCGGAAGGAACGCAAACTTTTGCGGGGTGCTTTTTATTCTTTGACTTGGGCCAAAGATAAAGTGAAAAATGATTGGAATGGGGAGAGCTTGATGTGTGCATGATTTAAAAGTCCTTGATGATAATTTTGAGATCATCATGCTCGCATGCGAAAATTAAGAGAGCGATTTAAAAACCATTTTATAGGCAAACAGTCACAGGAGCACTGATAAGACCAGTAAGGATATACTATCGTGAAATCAAAACCTCTAGTTTAATGATAGCTACCAGCTTGCAGTTTACTTGGGTAAATGAGCACTTCGAGCACATCAGGAAACAGAGGTTTTGATTTCACTTCAGTATACCACCACCTTTTGGTGATCTGAATGGTTACTAAAAATCAAACATTTTCCCGCAACCAATTGCCCACACGGCCAACCATGGTTTTTGGTTCACGTGCCATTTGCAAATCAATCAAGTGGTTATCATATTCAAGATGCGCATAAGCCAACAAGCCAACACATGTTGAAAAGGCAGGGCCCTTCATAGTCTCATGCAAATGGTGCAACAGCATTGGTTTGCCAAGCCGTACGGGACGATCCAAAATCGCTGTGGCAATTTCTTGTAATCCAGGCAATTGACTCGCGCCTCCGGTTAAGACCACACGACTACCAACACTTTTATCAATTCCCTTGGCGTGCAGCCTGCGAGAGATGAGCTCAAAAGTTTCCTCAATACGCGGACGTATAATACGCACCAAATCAGCACGTGCAATTTGATGCCCGCTATGTTCATACGCATCACCAATTTGTGGGACCTGCACCACTTCACGTTCATCAGCTGTTGACGTTAAAGCACTACCATACAGCGTCTTCAGGCGCTCGGCCTGGAAAACCGGCGTTGACAACACCCGGGCAATATCGTTAGTGACATGCCCTCCCCCAACGGCAATACTATCCGTATGAACAATTTCTCCTTCAAAGAACACCCCAAGTGTGGTGGTGCCAGCTCCAATATCTATAATGATGGTACCAAGTTCTATCTCATCTTCCACCAGTGCGGCCAGACCTGACGCCAAAGGGGTGGCAATAAACGATCCGGTGGCCAAATGACATTTGCCAATACAGGTCGATAAGTTACGCATACTGCTGGTAGAGGCATAGGTTGTATGCACGTTCACACCCAAAATCTCACCATACATACCTCGCGGATCTCGGATACCACGTCTGCCATCAATATCATAGCTGGTGGGGATGGTATGAATGGGCTCTTGACCTTGGGGGTTTTCAACTTGTCGTGAAAGGAATAGCAACCGCTTGATATCGGCATCATCAATAG contains:
- a CDS encoding nucleotidyltransferase domain-containing protein; its protein translation is MLHIEPRHLEIVTKILEKYPHRFYAFGSRVTGENQPLSDLDLCIMEHVPSQVKSQLAEDFEESNLPFKVDLILWAEIDDDFKALIRDDLELVQ
- a CDS encoding HI0074 family nucleotidyltransferase substrate-binding subunit codes for the protein MIHLIADNIDIGNLLKARDIFEDFRTDMQDDRDKAGAVQAFEFCFELAWKTMKRVLQKRGIDTRSPRDCFRQAALNKLISAPEIWFDFIEKRNLSVHTYHHENLEMIVGIFDVFSKELDRLIQNLTK
- a CDS encoding HAD-IC family P-type ATPase translates to MSALIYTGTVQLITGIPTMGLDKTLNHQENHWHSQTVGHVFSQTKSGITGLDDQQALERLSEFGPNKLAASKPTNAVFLFFKQFHNVLLYVLMISAVVTALLGLMIDTAVILGVLIINACIGYLQEEKAEKALLAIRKLLLPYAMAFRNSHWQQIASDQLVPGDIVRVKSGDKVAADIRLIQCHNLRVQEAILTGESFDIEKDPQPVLESIPIGERTCMAFSGTLVTYGQGLGVVVATGHATEIGKISESLKKIKPVTTPLLRKMTEFGRWLAGTTLSIGGVIFLFGTLVRGYSFPEMFLATVSLIVAAIPEGLPVVLTITMAIGVGRMAKKNAIIRHLPAVETLGSVTVICSDKTGTLTRSELTAQKLITASHEFDVQGSGYIPIGAIQDTHKKQASLTQDQELFQFIMAGLLCNDASIQKRDLTWDIQGDSMEGALLVLGMKADMDPEMIRKKFPRTDLIPFESENRFMATLNHSHQGEGYIFIKGAPETILKMCAYQLQDSKLVAINHDYWRGNIENLALQGLRTLALAQKSTSVQKTTLLFTDIQSEMILLGVVGFLDPPRESAYEAVQICHDAGIYIKMITGDHLKTAKTIADKLNLTSSKAVLSGEELAQLTDVGLLEVAEKVDVFARTTAHHKLRLVKALQKRGDIVAMTGDGVNDAPALKQADIGIAMGIKGTEAAKEAATMVLTDDKFSTIVSAVKEGRTVYDNLKKNIMFALPTSGGEALTIIAAILMGYTLPITPVQILWVNMVTAVTLGMALAFAKTEPDVMQRPPRDPKNPIISGFLVWRVIFVSLLIVTAVFGIYIWERRLGTDLATARTVAVNMLVGCEIVYLVNCQRIHQTILNTKQIFSSLPILVAIGIVSLVQVLFTYTAPMQFLFDTSPVTVNSWLRTFALAAVVFLLVELEKVSVAKLKTLALRSFKWNWTKNS
- a CDS encoding glutathione S-transferase, which encodes MSTALPILYSFRRCPYAMRARMALKIAQIDYEHREILLKNKPQQMLDISPKGTVPVLQLADGTVLEESLDIMHWALVQNDPQGLLQFSKIEFAEIEALIATNDKEFKHALNRYKYPERYAETSGEKWCHAGEGFLRLLEKFLQQHRFLFAEKPSLADIAIFPFVRQFAHVDFDWFIVQPYPRLLQWYRYWIDSELFASVMEKHPLFECD
- a CDS encoding rhodanese-related sulfurtransferase, giving the protein MSKYIVVALYKFVHLPNFEQLQAPITKVCKDNGVMGTLLLAEEGINGTIAGSRAGIAAVLGFLKTYPEFVGLEHKESRADEAPFYRMKVRLKQEIVTLGQPDVDPNQKVGEYVDPKDWNALLDDPDVVVLDTRNDYEVGIGAFKNAQNPRTTNFREFPEFVKKQLDPRKHKKIAMYCTGGIRCEKASSYMLAQGFEKVYHLKGGILKYLETIPQAQSYWDGECFVFDQRVAVKHNLEVGSYDQCYGCRHPLSEEDKQSKLYKPGVYCHLCYEHRSEAQHQRAQQRQQQMQLAKKRNQVHLGQMPS
- a CDS encoding DUF721 domain-containing protein; translation: MFVPRSVGALVPKLTKQALHRQGFQLYNLLSDWSNIVGPTWGESTCPQKVVLKPYGILHVRVDSGTTALLLKHAEPQILDRINSYFGYQAIRSLKLLQSPRPNVCSKPRVQKTQTKKATKALPLPPELESVGSEKLKQALAGLYQAMQSR
- the rpmB gene encoding 50S ribosomal protein L28; amino-acid sequence: MSRKCAITGKAVMTGNNVSHANNRTRRRFLPNLQQTSFYSEVLGQMVQMRISTRGMRTIEKNGGFDAYIQNTSSSKLPLEVARYKKLITKKVQTQAQS
- a CDS encoding queuosine precursor transporter, which translates into the protein MVLLSCGCLILLFSRLYGLAGLYVYLAVATFCGNLQVLKATKFSFFPEPVALGTIVFSSTYLCTNIITEHYGAISARRGVWLSFIAMLMVTVLMTLTLGWPPAASGTQDVAGRFQTVHNALQILFTPAPAIMFASLSAYIISQYNDIGIYRLLKYLTNGQQLWLRSSGSMAISALVDNTIFSVLAWVVFATKPLDWHTLVFTYILGTFLLRLALAALNTPFVYLSYAFKHKEQYYAPV
- the tgt gene encoding tRNA guanosine(34) transglycosylase Tgt, whose product is MHLYDQFSFEIKHQSPSSKARLGRITTPHGIIETPAFIFCATKAAIKGITPQQMRSCDTQIILSNTYHLMLQPGGELVAKLGGLHKFMGWDGPMFTDSGGYQIFSLGHGSVSEEIKGRRTSHNRRTLKTITEEGARFRSYIDGSYHTLTPEKSIQIQRQLGADLIVVLDECTPFNVDKSYTEKSLHLSHRWALRSLDEFKRKNDGKQALYGIIQGGVYPDLRSQAANFVNDQNFFAHAVGGSLGANKEQMYDITEHTMSLLRPDRPVHLLGIGGLRDIVHGVAQGIDTFDCVHPTRLARHGGALIWPGIEDEDTTREHINLRNAKYREDERPIEATCPCQTCQTYSRAYLHHLLKAKELLSLQALTVHNVSFMNRFMSSLRESVRQKSDVRCQKSDVRNQMSDVRNQMSDVRNQMSDVRCQKSGVRNQV